A stretch of the Polaribacter pacificus genome encodes the following:
- a CDS encoding ExbD/TolR family protein: protein MNLRGRNKVNPNFNMSSMTDIVFLLLIFFMLTSTLVTVSAIDVLLPKAGGTTENKKSVAVTITNQSLYYIDKTKVSEGNLETELLKQVGSDKAKTVVIRGDKDVPYKNVMKIIDIANRNKLKMILAVKAN, encoded by the coding sequence ATGAATTTAAGAGGAAGAAATAAAGTAAATCCCAATTTTAACATGTCGTCTATGACAGACATCGTGTTTTTATTGTTGATCTTTTTTATGCTCACTTCTACTTTGGTTACGGTAAGTGCAATTGATGTATTACTACCAAAGGCTGGAGGAACTACTGAAAATAAAAAATCTGTTGCTGTAACCATAACAAATCAATCGTTGTATTATATCGATAAGACAAAGGTTAGTGAAGGTAATTTAGAGACAGAGTTGTTAAAACAAGTAGGTTCTGATAAGGCTAAGACAGTGGTGATTAGAGGAGATAAAGATGTGCCTTATAAAAATGTTATGAAAATTATTGACATTGCAAATAGGAACAAATTAAAGATGATTTTAGCCGTAAAAGCAAATTAA
- a CDS encoding energy transducer TonB — MTILKTKHQRKSAVITSALLLMILFAVFNYGLRYLDPPEEYGLAINFGDANVGSGDPVENTKNQPIQKQPVEKQTETPKEVVDTPKETTTDELVTQETKDATVIEKTEEVEKPKPSKETQDALNNLLKGNSNDGKPKNEGDSDNTGVKGDLKGDPKSTKYYGNNGDDGDSNYNLSGRNALSKPIEKPECNEEGIVVVSIEVDRTGKVIKAIAGVKGTTNTAECLLKPAKEAALRTTWNPDNNAPIKQTGTIIYKFSLAK; from the coding sequence ATGACAATTTTAAAGACCAAACACCAACGAAAATCTGCGGTCATCACAAGTGCTTTGCTTTTGATGATTTTGTTTGCTGTCTTTAATTATGGCTTAAGGTATTTAGATCCACCAGAAGAATACGGCCTGGCTATTAATTTTGGAGATGCAAATGTAGGTAGTGGAGACCCAGTTGAAAACACCAAAAATCAACCGATACAAAAACAACCTGTAGAAAAACAAACAGAAACGCCTAAGGAAGTTGTTGATACACCAAAAGAGACCACAACTGATGAGCTGGTTACACAAGAGACCAAAGATGCCACGGTTATAGAAAAAACTGAGGAAGTTGAAAAGCCAAAACCATCAAAGGAAACTCAAGATGCTTTAAACAATCTATTGAAGGGGAACTCAAATGATGGGAAACCAAAAAACGAGGGAGATTCTGATAATACTGGAGTAAAAGGAGATTTAAAAGGCGATCCAAAATCTACCAAATATTATGGGAACAACGGTGACGATGGTGATAGCAATTACAATTTATCCGGAAGAAATGCTTTGTCTAAGCCCATAGAAAAACCTGAATGTAATGAAGAGGGAATTGTTGTTGTTAGTATCGAGGTTGATAGAACAGGTAAAGTAATTAAAGCAATCGCAGGAGTTAAAGGTACCACAAATACCGCGGAGTGTTTATTGAAACCTGCTAAAGAAGCTGCCTTAAGAACTACATGGAACCCTGATAATAATGCTCCAATCAAACAAACAGGAACTATTATTTACAAGTTTTCTTTAGCTAAATAA
- a CDS encoding bifunctional folylpolyglutamate synthase/dihydrofolate synthase yields the protein MTYQEALDWMFAQLPMFQRQGAVAFKKDLSITLALSIELGFPERQFKSIHVGGTNGKGSASHMIASVLQEAGYKVGLYTSPHLKSFTERIKINGTEISEEKVLNFIQKNKTFLEQQGLSFFEMTVGMAFHFFAQEAVDVAVIEVGLGGRLDSTNIIRPEVSVITNIGLDHTQFLGESLVEIAGEKAGIIKKDVPVVIGERQTEVEAVFLEKAQSMQSPIHFASDNPTEYATDLLGEYQKKNSKTAVAAIKQLSGFLVTDNHIAKGLLKVVENTKLLGRWQVLQGSPKVVCDTAHNKDGLQLTLQQLAKEPYAVLHIVLGVVSDKKLNEVLPLFPKNARYYFCKPNIPRGMSANELQKEAQNYHLEGAVFESVKTAYSEALSMAKPDDFIYVGGSTFVVAEVL from the coding sequence TTGACTTATCAGGAAGCCTTGGATTGGATGTTTGCTCAATTGCCGATGTTTCAACGTCAAGGAGCTGTTGCTTTTAAAAAAGACTTGAGCATTACTCTTGCACTTTCAATAGAATTAGGATTTCCTGAACGTCAGTTTAAATCTATTCACGTTGGTGGCACAAATGGTAAGGGCTCTGCCAGTCATATGATTGCTTCAGTTTTACAAGAAGCAGGATATAAGGTAGGTTTGTATACTTCGCCACATTTAAAAAGTTTTACGGAGCGCATCAAAATTAATGGAACCGAGATTTCTGAAGAAAAAGTGCTTAATTTTATTCAAAAAAACAAAACTTTTTTAGAACAGCAAGGTCTTTCTTTTTTTGAGATGACTGTTGGCATGGCTTTCCATTTTTTTGCACAAGAAGCAGTTGATGTTGCCGTGATAGAAGTTGGCTTGGGCGGGCGATTGGATTCTACAAACATTATAAGACCAGAGGTTTCAGTAATTACCAATATTGGTTTGGATCACACACAATTTTTAGGTGAAAGCTTAGTAGAGATTGCTGGTGAAAAAGCAGGAATCATAAAGAAAGATGTTCCTGTAGTGATTGGAGAGCGTCAAACTGAGGTTGAGGCTGTTTTTTTAGAAAAAGCACAATCAATGCAATCACCTATTCATTTTGCTTCTGATAATCCGACTGAATACGCAACCGATTTGCTGGGTGAATACCAAAAAAAGAACAGTAAAACAGCTGTTGCTGCGATAAAACAATTATCTGGTTTTCTAGTCACAGATAATCATATTGCTAAAGGATTGCTAAAGGTTGTAGAAAATACAAAACTCTTAGGAAGATGGCAGGTATTACAGGGAAGTCCAAAAGTTGTTTGTGATACAGCACATAATAAAGATGGTTTGCAACTAACCCTGCAACAACTGGCTAAAGAACCTTATGCCGTTTTGCATATTGTTTTAGGCGTTGTTTCTGATAAAAAACTAAATGAAGTGCTTCCGTTATTTCCTAAAAACGCACGTTATTATTTTTGTAAACCTAATATTCCTAGAGGAATGTCTGCTAATGAGCTTCAAAAAGAAGCTCAAAACTACCATTTAGAAGGCGCTGTTTTTGAGAGTGTTAAGACTGCGTATTCAGAAGCCTTATCAATGGCTAAACCTGATGATTTTATCTATGTTGGAGGTAGTACATTTGTTGTTGCTGAAGTTTTATAA